Part of the Rhodococcus sp. OK302 genome is shown below.
CCTGCAGTCGAGCCAGCCGCTGCATGTCGAGGTCCCGTCGACCGTCGATCTCGACGACGTTCTCGCGGACGTTGCGCAGAGCGGAGTTTCCGCGCCGGCCGGCGACGTCGCCGCTCTGACGGCGGTAGTCGCTGATGCCCGTGAGCGTGGAATCGACTTGAGCGTGGTCGTGCTCGACGAGAACCCAGGCCGGGATACAGATTTGCGGGATCTCGCCACCACGGTCGGTGAAACCGAAGGTGGCACTGTTCTGGTCCTGAGCCCGAACTGGATGGGCAGCTACAGCGATTCCGTCAGCCGAGTCCAACTAGAGACTGCACAGGATATTGCGTTCGGTGACAGTGCTGCCAGTACCGCTGATCGTTTCTCGCACGAGATCGTCGAACCGGGGCCTCCGTGGGCGCTGTACACAGTGCTGTTGGTGGCAATCGTGGCGATCATTGCAGCGGTTACTTTTGTGGCGAAGTGGCGTCGAGAGCCCGAAACCGAACAAAGCGGGCACGTTGAGAGTTCGGTGCAACGGACCGTCGGACCCACCGGATCGGCGTAAGCGTCGCGCGACACGCAAAACCTCCACATAATTCGTGAAAACAGGTACTCACCCGCATTTGGGGTGAGTACCTGCACTTTTTGGTAGATACGGCCATTCACCTGGCGAAATACTCTTTGTGTTATTTGTGGCTAAAGTTTCCAAAGTTCTCTCAAGTGTCGTACGGTGCAACTGGCACTTTTTGGGGAAGAAGTGTCGCAGAAAGACTGTTGTTGTTCGATGGACTTTGCATGACGCCGCACATTTTCGGGCGCCAGGCATCGAAGTCGAACCGCATCAAGGAGAGCGGAACCGATTCGGCTCACGCTCACCGATGACGCCCACGCGGCGTCATAGCTTCCTGCGCATTCCCTCCCCGCACGGATCGGCGACCCAGCGGGCCCGTGGCGAACACGCGAGGGAGAGTTATTTGTGAGGCAAGTAACACGTGGCGGACTCAGCCGTCGTGGACCTTCCCGAGCGTCGGCCCGCCTGGCACAGCTTGTAGTCGGTATCGGCATTGTCAGCGCACTGGTCGTCGGAACACCCGGCGTCGGTGCAGCAGTACCTCCGCCACCGCGCAATCCCAGTGATTCCGAAATCGCTTCCGCAGATTCTCAGGTTTCGTCGAACGTCGGCACCGTCAGCGCACTGATCAACCAAGTTGCTGCAGCCAACGAACAGTTGACGTCGCTCGACAACGACGTTGCCATCAAACGCGAAGACGTCAACAAGACCCTTGTCGACCTGCAGAACGCACGAGGCGCCGCGGATACCGCGGCCCAAGCCGTCGGTGTCACCAAGCAAGCAC
Proteins encoded:
- a CDS encoding Rv1476 family membrane protein, which produces MSAPTHLVFTPLQSSQPLHVEVPSTVDLDDVLADVAQSGVSAPAGDVAALTAVVADARERGIDLSVVVLDENPGRDTDLRDLATTVGETEGGTVLVLSPNWMGSYSDSVSRVQLETAQDIAFGDSAASTADRFSHEIVEPGPPWALYTVLLVAIVAIIAAVTFVAKWRREPETEQSGHVESSVQRTVGPTGSA